A genomic stretch from Chitinophaga agri includes:
- a CDS encoding RagB/SusD family nutrient uptake outer membrane protein yields MKTRQIPYIIAMALGLQLASGCRDSFLEVKPKGTDLEANYYRNATEAFNGLIAVYDVVGWQGGGYVTKVGALDAGSDDHLAGGGGPNDVSSFQVFTNYTLTPAQGPQEELWKKGYAGIFRANTLLNKLPGIPMDENLKKRFTAECKFLRAFFYFDLVRLFKNIPLLTQPVSTSEMYDVLQATPDEVYAQIIEDLKAAIAETNFPDQVPVGTEGGRATRGAAHALLGKVYLWQEKWSEAAAELAEVNGTTPGQTSAKYGYKLMEHFEDLWKFATNKFNSESILEAAYSSNSGGNWDCVACTEGNVLNIMVGPRGYKVLKPTAPDMVSGWSFLVVTKSLYDALHGDPRFNATILDMDSLKTNGIADYAPGHDNTGYFLNKFAAKIGDQSKGPGNKELNYPQNLYEIRLADTYLLEAEALLKAGQPGGPGTRAYALLNAVRARVGLNPITATDDNIFNERRLELAGEGHRWFDLVRTKRAAAVLGGRGFVAGKHEILPIPLLEMENTKIVQSAEWK; encoded by the coding sequence ATGAAAACAAGACAAATTCCATATATCATCGCAATGGCCCTGGGTTTACAACTGGCCAGCGGTTGCCGCGATAGCTTTCTCGAAGTAAAACCAAAAGGTACTGACCTGGAGGCTAACTATTACCGTAACGCAACAGAAGCCTTCAACGGGTTGATCGCTGTATATGATGTGGTAGGTTGGCAAGGTGGTGGTTATGTCACTAAAGTAGGTGCGCTGGACGCTGGTTCTGATGATCATCTTGCTGGTGGTGGCGGCCCTAACGACGTATCTTCCTTCCAGGTGTTCACCAACTATACACTGACGCCAGCACAGGGACCACAGGAAGAACTGTGGAAAAAAGGATATGCTGGTATCTTCCGTGCAAATACACTGCTGAACAAATTGCCTGGCATCCCTATGGATGAAAATCTGAAGAAACGCTTCACCGCAGAATGTAAATTCCTGCGTGCCTTCTTCTATTTTGACCTGGTGCGTTTATTTAAAAATATCCCACTGCTGACACAACCTGTTTCTACTTCAGAAATGTATGATGTGCTGCAGGCCACACCGGATGAAGTATATGCGCAGATCATCGAAGACCTGAAAGCTGCTATTGCAGAAACTAATTTTCCTGACCAGGTACCGGTAGGTACTGAAGGTGGTCGTGCTACCAGAGGTGCTGCACACGCACTGTTAGGTAAGGTATACCTGTGGCAGGAAAAATGGTCGGAAGCAGCAGCGGAACTGGCTGAAGTGAATGGTACTACCCCTGGTCAGACAAGTGCAAAATATGGTTACAAACTAATGGAGCACTTTGAAGACCTGTGGAAATTCGCTACCAACAAGTTTAACTCTGAGTCCATCCTGGAAGCGGCATACAGCTCTAATTCAGGTGGTAACTGGGATTGTGTGGCATGTACTGAAGGTAACGTGCTGAACATCATGGTAGGCCCAAGAGGATATAAAGTACTGAAACCAACCGCTCCTGATATGGTGTCCGGCTGGAGCTTCCTGGTAGTAACAAAGAGCCTCTACGATGCATTACATGGTGATCCACGTTTTAATGCAACTATTCTGGATATGGATAGCCTGAAGACGAATGGCATCGCTGACTATGCGCCTGGTCATGATAACACAGGTTATTTCCTTAACAAATTTGCTGCGAAGATCGGCGATCAGTCCAAAGGTCCTGGTAACAAGGAACTGAACTATCCACAGAACCTGTATGAGATCCGTCTGGCAGATACTTACCTGCTCGAAGCAGAAGCATTGCTCAAAGCTGGTCAGCCTGGTGGACCTGGCACCCGTGCCTATGCATTGCTCAATGCCGTACGTGCCCGTGTTGGTCTTAACCCGATCACTGCTACTGACGACAATATCTTCAATGAAAGACGTCTGGAGCTGGCTGGTGAAGGTCACCGCTGGTTTGACCTGGTACGTACCAAGAGAGCTGCGGCTGTACTGGGAGGTCGTGGCTTTGTGGCCGGCAAACACGAAATTCTGCCTATTCCATTACTGGAAATGGAAAACACCAAGATCGTACAGAGCGCAGAGTGGAAATAA
- a CDS encoding TonB-dependent receptor — protein MKLTTFLLLVACLQISAKGVSQQISISEKKAPLKKVLRQVARQAGISIVYDETLLATANPVTIDIKNASVKEVLDICLDNQPFDYTIDGARIIVKSLPIGNKAAADTTITVTGRVTDEKGEPVPGVSVRVKDGSAGTATDVNGKFTLKAPATASLVFSALGFAPYTQAVGNGNLTIRLKGSETSLTETVVVGYGVQKKSVVTGAISSVKAADLENQPITRVESALQGRTSGVTIASSSGQPGSGSAVRVRGLTTFNNNDPLWVVDGVVVDNGGIGYLNQYDIESIEVLKDAASQAIYGARAAAGVILVTTKKGKAGKLSVNYNGYYGTSAPARKLKLLDATQYATLRNEAAKAGNENSLPYADPRSYGKGTDWQDQIFNSSAKRQNHEISISGGNDRSTFYSSFGYLKQDGIVATDISKYERVNFRLNSTHKLSQWVTFGQNVGYAYDKSIGLGNTNSEFGGPLASAINLDPITPVIVTDPAEAANYDPRTPTDANGNYYGVSRAVAQEITNPLAYIKTRLGNYGWSHNIVGNAYLEVSPIKGLKFRSTLGSKISFWGSESFTPISYLNPSTIASRTNFNRSSNSGYNWNLENTVSYNKEFNKHNVTILAGQGAYQDNHTRALNVTYWDLPVNNFKDASLNYNVAQDQRNAGGSENPDHRISSLFARVNYTYDEKYLAEAIVRRDGSSRFGSNNKYGVFPSFSLGWVASREGFWNDNQIVSFLKFRGGYGVVGNDNIGDFAYLSTIGGGRNYSFGSGDTYLIGYSPNAPSNPDLKWESTSQTNVGFEATVLRDITVSFDWYKKATRDILQNPRIPLYVGAISNPAANVADMENTGVELELGYRKKFGEFDFSVNGNVSYLKNKVTNLGQGIQYLSGGQTLQSTSYPITRTAIGQPFNAFYGFKTNGIFQNQQEVDAYVGKDGKKLQPNAVPGDFRWVDVNGDGVLTDEGDRTFLGNPTPNWTYGFTLNSGYKGFDLVLFVQGAAGNKIFQGLRRLDIGAANWQTKALGRWTGEGSSNDYPRLTTKDNNRNFTNPSDFYLEDGSYARIKSLQIGYSLPSSLLKKAHIERFRVYLMSENLLTLTKYTGYDPEIGGGVFSIDRGIYPQARSFMVGVNATF, from the coding sequence CCATAGTTTATGATGAAACATTGCTCGCTACAGCCAATCCGGTAACTATCGATATTAAAAATGCTTCTGTTAAAGAGGTACTCGACATCTGTCTCGATAACCAACCTTTTGATTATACTATAGATGGTGCCCGCATCATCGTTAAAAGCCTGCCTATCGGTAACAAAGCCGCGGCAGACACTACCATCACCGTTACCGGCCGTGTAACTGACGAAAAAGGTGAACCTGTTCCCGGTGTAAGCGTTCGTGTAAAAGACGGATCCGCTGGTACCGCTACTGATGTAAATGGTAAGTTTACCCTGAAAGCACCTGCTACCGCTTCCCTGGTATTCAGTGCGCTCGGCTTCGCGCCATATACACAGGCGGTAGGTAATGGTAACCTGACTATCAGACTGAAAGGCTCCGAAACTTCCCTCACCGAAACGGTAGTGGTTGGTTATGGTGTGCAGAAGAAAAGTGTGGTGACCGGTGCTATCTCCAGTGTAAAAGCTGCTGATCTTGAAAACCAGCCTATCACGCGTGTCGAATCTGCCCTCCAGGGTAGAACTTCCGGTGTAACCATCGCTTCCAGCTCCGGCCAGCCTGGCTCAGGTTCCGCTGTTAGGGTGCGTGGTCTGACCACCTTCAACAATAATGATCCGCTGTGGGTAGTGGATGGTGTTGTGGTAGATAATGGTGGTATCGGTTACCTCAACCAGTATGATATCGAATCTATCGAGGTGCTGAAAGACGCGGCTTCCCAGGCTATCTATGGTGCCCGTGCTGCAGCTGGTGTGATCCTCGTTACCACCAAAAAAGGTAAAGCAGGTAAACTCAGCGTTAACTACAATGGTTATTACGGTACTTCCGCTCCTGCCCGTAAACTGAAACTGCTGGATGCTACACAGTATGCTACGCTCAGAAACGAAGCGGCTAAAGCTGGCAATGAAAACTCACTGCCTTACGCCGATCCCCGGTCATATGGTAAAGGCACCGACTGGCAGGATCAGATCTTCAACAGTAGCGCAAAACGCCAGAACCATGAGATTAGCATCAGCGGTGGTAACGACAGGTCTACTTTCTACTCTTCTTTCGGTTATCTGAAACAGGATGGTATCGTAGCCACTGACATCTCTAAATATGAGCGTGTAAACTTCCGTCTGAACTCTACTCATAAGCTGTCCCAGTGGGTGACCTTTGGTCAGAACGTGGGTTATGCTTACGATAAGTCTATCGGTCTTGGTAATACCAACAGCGAATTCGGTGGTCCGCTGGCTTCTGCCATCAACCTCGATCCTATCACTCCGGTAATCGTAACAGATCCTGCTGAAGCAGCGAATTACGATCCAAGGACGCCAACTGATGCCAACGGTAACTACTATGGTGTTTCCAGAGCAGTGGCACAGGAAATCACCAACCCGCTGGCTTACATCAAAACGCGCCTGGGCAACTATGGCTGGTCTCATAATATCGTAGGTAACGCCTACCTGGAAGTATCTCCGATCAAAGGACTGAAATTCCGTTCTACGCTCGGTTCCAAGATCTCCTTCTGGGGAAGTGAGTCCTTTACCCCTATATCTTATCTTAATCCTTCTACTATTGCTTCCCGTACCAATTTTAACCGTAGCTCTAACTCCGGTTACAACTGGAACCTGGAGAATACCGTATCTTACAATAAGGAGTTCAACAAACACAATGTTACTATCTTAGCCGGTCAGGGTGCCTACCAGGATAACCATACCCGTGCACTGAACGTAACATACTGGGACCTGCCTGTTAACAATTTCAAGGATGCGTCTCTCAACTATAATGTGGCGCAGGACCAGAGAAATGCAGGTGGTAGCGAGAACCCTGACCACAGGATCTCCTCCCTGTTTGCACGTGTGAACTACACCTATGATGAAAAGTACCTGGCAGAAGCGATCGTTCGTCGCGATGGTTCTTCCCGTTTTGGTTCTAACAATAAATACGGTGTGTTCCCGTCCTTCTCCCTCGGTTGGGTTGCTTCCCGCGAAGGATTCTGGAATGACAATCAGATCGTGAGCTTCCTGAAGTTCCGTGGCGGTTACGGTGTGGTTGGTAATGACAACATCGGTGACTTTGCCTACCTGTCTACTATCGGTGGCGGTCGTAACTACAGCTTCGGCTCCGGAGATACGTATCTGATCGGTTACAGCCCGAATGCACCATCCAACCCTGATCTGAAATGGGAATCTACCAGCCAGACAAACGTTGGTTTTGAAGCAACCGTCCTGAGAGATATCACCGTGTCATTCGACTGGTATAAAAAAGCTACCAGAGATATCCTCCAGAACCCACGTATTCCTTTATATGTAGGTGCTATCTCGAATCCTGCTGCTAACGTAGCAGATATGGAAAATACCGGTGTGGAACTGGAGCTGGGCTATCGTAAGAAATTCGGTGAATTCGACTTCTCTGTTAATGGTAATGTTTCTTATCTGAAAAATAAAGTGACCAACCTGGGTCAGGGTATACAATACCTTTCCGGCGGACAAACACTCCAGTCTACCAGCTATCCTATCACACGTACTGCCATTGGTCAGCCATTCAATGCCTTCTATGGTTTCAAAACAAATGGCATCTTCCAGAATCAGCAGGAAGTAGATGCGTATGTGGGTAAAGATGGTAAGAAACTCCAGCCAAATGCTGTTCCTGGTGATTTCCGCTGGGTAGATGTAAACGGTGATGGTGTGCTGACCGATGAAGGCGACCGTACTTTCCTGGGCAATCCTACGCCAAACTGGACATACGGTTTCACACTGAACTCTGGTTATAAAGGCTTCGACCTGGTATTATTCGTACAGGGTGCTGCCGGTAACAAGATTTTCCAGGGTTTACGCCGTCTGGATATCGGTGCTGCAAACTGGCAGACCAAGGCCCTGGGCCGCTGGACAGGAGAGGGCTCCTCAAATGATTATCCACGTCTGACCACAAAGGACAATAACAGGAACTTCACTAACCCATCAGATTTCTATCTGGAAGATGGTAGCTATGCAAGGATCAAATCTCTGCAGATTGGTTACTCACTGCCTTCTTCTCTGTTAAAGAAAGCGCATATCGAGAGATTCCGCGTATACCTGATGAGCGAAAACCTGCTGACACTGACCAAATACACTGGTTACGATCCTGAGATCGGTGGTGGTGTGTTCAGTATCGACAGAGGTATCTATCCTCAGGCCCGCTCATTCATGGTAGGTGTAAATGCAACTTTCTAA